One part of the Quercus lobata isolate SW786 chromosome 7, ValleyOak3.0 Primary Assembly, whole genome shotgun sequence genome encodes these proteins:
- the LOC115952362 gene encoding basic blue protein-like, with translation MAPRGRGSAIVVSILLLGMLLHCGNVLAATYTVGDAGGWTFNVVGWPNGKTFRAGDVLVFNYNPAFHNVVGVGKNGYDTCTASSGQTFQSGSDQIKLVQGGNYFICGFPGHCAKNMKIAVNAL, from the exons atgGCACCCCGGGGAAGAGGTAGTGCAATTGTTGTCTCAATTCTGCTATTAGGTATGCTCCTTCACTGTGGTAACGTTTTGGCAGCAACCTATACTGTTGGAGATGCTGGTGGATGGACCTTCAATGTTGTGGGTTGGCCTAATGGAAAGACCTTTAGGGCTGGTGATGTACTCG TGTTCAACTACAACCCAGCATTCCACAATGTGGTTGGTGTAGGTAAAAATGGTTATGATACATGCACGGCATCATCAGGGCAAACATTTCAATCTGGAAGTGATCAGATCAAGCTTGTGCAAGGAGGAAACTATTTCATTTGCGGTTTTCCAGGACATTGCgcaaagaacatgaaaataGCTGTCAACGCATTGTAA